The Chitinophaga lutea genome contains the following window.
CGGTAGCTGCCAGGAAGCAGCTCCATACAATCCGGGATGCATTCATTTTCATGTGTACAATTGTTTGTTAACGCCGGTGATCAATCTGTAATAAAATCAGGTAATGCTTCTTTCCGGATGAACTCGGCACGGTAAGGGATAAAGTCACAGCGCAGGCGCCAGCAGATGGTCCCCTGCCTGTCTGTCAGCAATACGGTGTTCTTTTTCGAGCAGCATTGCAGGATATGCTCCGGGCCTGCCTGGTAAGCGCTTCCCATCCGGTCGTTAAACAGGTACGCGGGAATGGGAGTGCGGATGACAGGTATCGCGGTCCGCGCCTTTTCATTCAGCCGGAATGCAAGCGTTTGTGATTGTTTGCGCGATACGCCATTATCAAACAACATCAGGTCGCCTTCATCATTCAGGTGTACCGCATGCCCCATGTCAAAAGCGGCTGAATCGGGAAAACTGAAATCACCCAGCCGGCCGAACTTCCAGATGACCGCCCCTGTCCGGGCATCCAGCTTCCAGACCTGGCCATTGTTATAAAACGAAACGAGGTAGTTGCCGTCTTTGTCGAAGCTCAGGCTGTTGGCATGCATCCAGTCTTTCCGCGTGTTTACGATATCGTCATCGTCCAGCGGGTTCAGTGCGCCGAATACCGTCCATTCCCACACTTTGCGCCC
Protein-coding sequences here:
- a CDS encoding aryl-sulfate sulfotransferase, which codes for MKLFSCLLLAVLCLACRQQKRSPVPYWAQEGFQLDSPQMDRVPAVFRNGYILLSRRDEPGALYLLNAQGKVVWHHQVKGAGFKTAHFTGHKTILCILGSREYATSYGNQVLELSLEGDTLLHLQKGQGDFTTNAHHDVLPGPGGNIVMLNTVEKQYDLRAKGGGVADTVKGDGILVLDRKGRKVWEWTVFGALNPLDDDDIVNTRKDWMHANSLSFDKDGNYLVSFYNNGQVWKLDARTGAVIWKFGRLGDFSFPDSAAFDMGHAVHLNDEGDLMLFDNGVSRKQSQTLAFRLNEKARTAIPVIRTPIPAYLFNDRMGSAYQAGPEHILQCCSKKNTVLLTDRQGTICWRLRCDFIPYRAEFIRKEALPDFITD